One region of Terriglobia bacterium genomic DNA includes:
- a CDS encoding CopG family transcriptional regulator, which yields MHDVGKDLTPHLDLAKSTRPGRVFQRVNADFPVDLLDAIDREARRIGVSRQAFIKLRLADLITAR from the coding sequence ATGCACGATGTGGGAAAAGATCTCACGCCTCACCTCGACCTTGCAAAGTCGACTCGGCCAGGGCGCGTCTTCCAGAGGGTAAATGCCGATTTTCCGGTAGATCTACTCGATGCGATCGATCGTGAAGCGAGACGCATTGGAGTCAGTCGCCAGGCATTCATCAAGCTGAGACTCGCCGATCTGATAACCGCTCGCTAA
- a CDS encoding TonB-dependent receptor: MRKVVRCLIVVVCVGLSVGLSTAAFAQTINASLSGTVQDSTQALIPGVTITATNTETGVTATTVTNETGVYNFSSLQPGRSYSVSAELPGFRTKLVKDVALGSALQVRQNFVLEVGETASTTVDVSAAIDSTLATTTVSVGNDLSGDKVRNLPLVGNNVLDMINIMPGYTPPPTLNNSTVAAQATLYGLSVMSVNTTMDGISVQDSRYDLGINSATHINPDLVDEIRLIVSPADAETGRGSGQVQILTKSGTNKFSGHAFWNVQNPALNANTWSNNRTGVKPDWFNQQQYSVSFGGPIVKNKTFFFALYEGQKMNSRSLATATVMTAEARKGNFRFFPGIANGNTDSATTCTGATPTAPVVDLLGNPVALSRLQAACPGITALGPMQTVSVYGRDPNRLALDSTGYVQRVINSMPMPNYFGGSGDGLNQAQFRWIQHGDSLIGGQQGLEPDVNRNQVNVKIDHNFNARNKLTFSISDERRHSTTARAVYPTAEQWAGHTERLPRVITSQLTSTLSPRIVNEFRFGFQRTKGGTTYPYDDPATKDAIFKYLPVINGVPLIGLPLTYSSNALNPGLNTNISTNHLTSFADTLSFLKGKHAYKGGVEIRALSAAGYNSANGIPHAIGGAGTIAVQGFTPALIPGLIGSTTTGTIAGAQNLLLALNGSISSVSQAYILTSAKQTNNYVGYAPNDSTNEFKYREYDHNEVSLFFKDDWKLRPSLTINLGVRWEYYGVPWEANGLLASVVGGGLAGGFGYTGTGWADWGKYGAQNGALTTVQFVGKNSTHSGQQLYNTDWNNFGPNVGFTWSLPWFGKDKTALRGGYGVSYQTGVTPIDLDTFVSTLPGLSDTPPSAFAAATNLTNVSLPVAEPNKPLQPLPLNQRNQSVSPFDPSYVSPYVQNFNLAVTRTVQRNLTVDVRWVATRGVKLRGQENLNQVNYLNNGLLDALTVTRAGGEAPLLDTMFAGVNVGGAGFGPVGTTLNGVVQRGSDELRGNTTFRTNIANGNFAAVASSINTSLLNASAGAGGLLGPEPANFITNNPQFLNVNLQSNPGSSIYHSLQTQMTLRPVQGISYQATYSFQRGIDNFGSGTSWLNVLNRNLDRTVQTTSHKHDFRINGTFELPVGPNRLLLRNSSGVLARIVEQWNASAIVNLVSGSPLSITGTNTYLGGGHPDVVGALDVLKRGKAAMTSLFPTYWPTGTFTVISDPQCAAVTALQSTQASCTNNALADASGHPLVVNSQPGKLGNLGNGALYGPGTIRFDLSAAKTVKIGETKSAQVRIDATNVLNHPLMGNPNLSINSNTFGQITTVTGSRTFQGTLRFNF; encoded by the coding sequence ATGAGAAAAGTCGTACGGTGTCTCATCGTGGTAGTGTGCGTTGGTTTGTCAGTTGGTCTGTCGACGGCTGCATTTGCTCAAACAATTAATGCCAGCCTGAGTGGAACCGTGCAGGACAGCACACAGGCATTGATTCCGGGTGTAACGATCACCGCGACGAACACCGAAACAGGAGTCACGGCAACGACGGTAACCAATGAAACCGGCGTCTACAACTTTTCCAGTCTTCAGCCCGGGAGATCCTATTCGGTAAGCGCGGAACTACCCGGTTTTCGGACCAAGCTCGTCAAGGACGTGGCACTGGGGAGTGCGCTGCAGGTACGGCAGAACTTCGTCCTGGAAGTGGGTGAAACAGCCTCCACTACCGTTGATGTGAGCGCCGCAATCGATTCGACGCTGGCCACGACGACTGTATCGGTCGGCAACGATCTTTCGGGAGACAAAGTGCGGAACCTTCCGCTGGTCGGCAACAATGTGCTCGATATGATTAACATCATGCCGGGGTACACTCCACCGCCGACACTCAACAATTCGACGGTCGCGGCCCAGGCCACTCTCTATGGCCTGTCGGTCATGTCGGTCAATACGACAATGGACGGCATCAGCGTCCAGGACAGCCGGTACGATCTGGGCATCAATTCCGCAACGCACATCAATCCGGATCTGGTTGACGAGATCCGTCTGATCGTGTCGCCTGCGGATGCGGAGACCGGCCGCGGTTCAGGACAAGTGCAGATTCTGACAAAGTCGGGAACGAACAAATTCTCCGGCCACGCGTTCTGGAACGTGCAGAATCCAGCGCTCAACGCCAATACCTGGAGCAACAACCGGACCGGTGTCAAACCGGACTGGTTCAACCAGCAACAGTACTCCGTGAGCTTCGGCGGGCCGATCGTCAAGAACAAGACATTTTTCTTCGCCCTGTATGAAGGCCAGAAGATGAACTCCCGCTCCCTGGCTACGGCAACGGTGATGACGGCGGAGGCGCGGAAGGGCAATTTCAGGTTCTTTCCCGGAATCGCCAACGGCAACACCGACTCCGCGACTACCTGCACGGGCGCCACGCCGACAGCGCCGGTCGTCGATCTGCTGGGCAATCCGGTTGCGCTCAGCAGGCTTCAAGCGGCCTGCCCGGGTATCACTGCGTTGGGCCCCATGCAAACCGTCAGCGTTTATGGCCGCGACCCCAACCGGCTGGCGCTCGACTCGACCGGGTACGTTCAGCGCGTGATTAACAGTATGCCGATGCCGAACTACTTTGGCGGCAGCGGCGATGGCCTGAACCAGGCGCAATTCCGCTGGATCCAGCATGGAGACAGTCTGATCGGAGGCCAGCAGGGACTGGAACCGGACGTCAACCGAAACCAGGTCAACGTCAAAATCGACCACAACTTTAATGCCCGAAACAAACTGACGTTCAGTATCAGCGATGAGCGCCGTCATTCCACGACGGCTCGAGCGGTATATCCGACCGCGGAGCAATGGGCAGGCCACACCGAACGTCTGCCCCGCGTGATCACATCGCAGCTTACGTCGACGCTGTCTCCAAGGATCGTCAATGAGTTCCGTTTCGGGTTCCAGCGGACGAAAGGCGGCACAACGTACCCCTATGACGACCCTGCAACCAAAGACGCGATATTCAAGTACCTGCCGGTCATCAATGGAGTCCCGCTCATCGGCCTGCCCCTGACCTACAGCTCCAATGCGCTCAATCCCGGCTTGAACACCAACATCAGCACGAACCACCTGACTTCGTTCGCCGACACGCTGAGCTTCCTTAAAGGAAAGCACGCATACAAAGGCGGCGTTGAAATCCGGGCGCTTTCCGCGGCAGGCTATAACTCCGCGAACGGCATACCGCACGCCATCGGCGGCGCCGGAACCATCGCGGTGCAAGGGTTTACGCCGGCACTCATCCCCGGCCTCATCGGCAGCACGACGACCGGCACTATTGCCGGAGCGCAAAACCTGCTGCTCGCCCTGAACGGTTCCATCAGCAGCGTCAGCCAGGCGTACATCCTCACCAGTGCGAAGCAGACAAATAACTATGTGGGATACGCCCCCAACGATTCGACGAACGAATTCAAATATCGGGAATACGACCACAATGAAGTCAGCCTCTTTTTCAAAGACGACTGGAAACTGCGGCCATCGTTGACGATCAATCTCGGCGTGCGCTGGGAGTATTACGGAGTGCCATGGGAAGCCAATGGTCTGCTCGCATCGGTGGTAGGCGGCGGCCTGGCGGGAGGATTTGGCTATACCGGGACCGGCTGGGCGGATTGGGGGAAGTACGGAGCGCAGAACGGTGCTCTGACGACGGTCCAATTTGTCGGCAAAAATTCGACTCATTCCGGACAACAGCTCTACAACACCGATTGGAACAACTTCGGCCCGAATGTAGGTTTCACCTGGTCGCTCCCATGGTTCGGAAAGGATAAAACCGCGCTGCGAGGCGGTTATGGCGTCAGCTACCAAACCGGAGTCACGCCGATCGATCTCGACACGTTTGTGTCGACACTGCCTGGCTTGAGCGATACACCGCCAAGCGCATTTGCCGCAGCGACGAACCTGACGAATGTCAGTTTACCGGTCGCGGAGCCGAACAAACCGCTTCAGCCGCTCCCGCTCAATCAGCGAAACCAGTCGGTCAGTCCTTTCGATCCATCCTATGTGAGCCCGTATGTTCAGAATTTCAATCTGGCCGTGACCCGCACAGTACAGAGAAACCTGACAGTCGACGTTCGATGGGTGGCGACTCGAGGCGTGAAACTGCGCGGGCAGGAAAATCTCAATCAGGTGAACTATCTGAACAATGGATTGCTCGACGCGCTGACGGTGACGCGGGCCGGCGGCGAAGCGCCGCTGCTCGACACCATGTTTGCAGGCGTCAACGTCGGCGGCGCGGGCTTCGGACCTGTCGGAACGACGTTAAACGGCGTGGTGCAAAGAGGATCGGATGAACTGCGTGGAAATACCACCTTCAGAACCAATATCGCGAACGGCAACTTTGCCGCAGTCGCGAGTTCGATCAACACATCCCTGTTGAACGCCAGTGCGGGCGCCGGCGGCCTGCTGGGCCCCGAGCCTGCGAACTTCATCACGAACAACCCGCAGTTCCTCAATGTGAATTTGCAGTCGAATCCGGGCAGCTCCATTTACCACTCGCTGCAAACACAAATGACGCTGCGGCCGGTCCAGGGGATCAGCTACCAGGCAACTTACTCGTTCCAGCGCGGCATCGACAACTTCGGCAGCGGGACCAGCTGGCTGAACGTACTCAACAGGAATCTGGACAGGACGGTCCAGACCACTTCCCATAAGCACGACTTCAGAATCAACGGCACGTTCGAGTTGCCGGTCGGGCCGAACCGGTTGCTGCTCCGCAACAGTTCCGGCGTTCTGGCGCGGATCGTCGAGCAATGGAATGCCAGCGCGATCGTCAACCTGGTTTCCGGAAGCCCCTTGAGCATCACCGGCACGAACACCTACCTTGGAGGAGGCCATCCCGACGTCGTTGGAGCGCTGGATGTCCTTAAACGCGGAAAGGCCGCGATGACCTCGCTCTTCCCGACGTACTGGCCTACGGGTACCTTCACCGTCATCAGCGACCCGCAGTGTGCCGCAGTCACGGCCCTGCAGAGCACTCAGGCATCGTGCACCAACAATGCACTGGCGGATGCGTCAGGCCACCCGCTGGTGGTGAATTCTCAACCCGGAAAGCTTGGCAACCTCGGCAACGGCGCTCTCTATGGACCTGGAACGATCCGGTTCGATTTGAGCGCCGCCAAGACGGTGAAAATCGGTGAAACCAAGAGCGCCCAGGTCCGGATCGACGCGACCAACGTGTTAAACCATCCCTTGATGGGCAATCCCAATCTGAGCATCAACTCAAACACCTTCGGCCAGATCACGACGGTGACGGGATCCCGGACGTTCCAGGGAACGTTGCGTTTCAATTTCTAA